A single region of the Undibacterium piscinae genome encodes:
- a CDS encoding glycine zipper 2TM domain-containing protein: MISLQKPIKIAAAIALLGVSATFHSAQAADFEDFARVINVTPQVEQINVPRQDCRTEYETTQRYPVREREPERERSAGGAIIGGIAGGLLGSQVGGGNGKIAAAAVGALTGAIVGDRVDNNGNNNNYNNNYNSQPSYESRPVRQCRNIDHWETRTTGYAVTYEYHNRTYTSVMPYDPGSRLRLHVQLTPRP; this comes from the coding sequence ATGATTTCTTTACAAAAGCCCATAAAAATAGCTGCCGCTATCGCATTGCTCGGAGTTAGCGCAACATTTCACTCTGCACAAGCGGCAGATTTTGAGGATTTTGCCCGCGTTATCAACGTGACACCGCAAGTCGAACAAATCAATGTACCACGCCAGGATTGCCGCACCGAATACGAAACCACACAGCGCTACCCAGTACGCGAGCGTGAACCGGAGCGTGAACGCAGTGCCGGCGGCGCGATTATCGGCGGGATCGCCGGCGGTTTGCTCGGCAGTCAGGTAGGCGGTGGCAATGGCAAGATCGCCGCGGCTGCAGTAGGCGCACTAACCGGTGCGATTGTCGGTGATCGCGTCGATAACAACGGCAATAACAACAATTACAATAATAACTACAACTCCCAGCCTAGCTATGAAAGCCGCCCGGTACGGCAATGCCGCAACATTGACCACTGGGAAACCCGAACTACCGGCTATGCGGTGACTTATGAATACCACAACCGCACTTACACCAGCGTAATGCCTTACGATCCGGGTTCGCGCCTCAGGCTGCATGTGCAACTGACCCCTAGACCATAA